The proteins below come from a single Rhizobium tropici CIAT 899 genomic window:
- a CDS encoding pyruvate, water dikinase regulatory protein yields MENRTSFFHLHLISDSTGETLISAGRAASVQFHASQPIEHVYPLIRNRKQLLPVLEAIDHSPGIVLYTIVDRELADFIAERCREMGVPSVNVLEPVMNVFQTYLGTASRRRVGAQHVMNADYFARIEALNFTMDHDDGQMPDDYDDADVVIIGISRTSKTPTSIYLANRGIKTANIPIVHGVPLPESLARATKPLIVGLVATTDRISQVRENRILGTTPGFDRGGYTDRAAISEELKYARSLCARHNWPIIDVTRRSIEETAAAIVALRPKLR; encoded by the coding sequence GTGGAAAACCGAACGAGCTTCTTTCATCTGCACCTGATTTCTGACTCAACAGGTGAGACTCTCATCTCCGCCGGCCGCGCCGCCTCCGTGCAATTCCATGCCAGCCAGCCGATCGAGCATGTCTATCCGCTGATCAGAAACCGCAAGCAGCTTCTGCCTGTCTTGGAGGCGATCGACCACAGCCCGGGTATCGTCCTCTATACGATCGTCGATCGAGAACTTGCCGATTTCATCGCCGAGCGCTGCAGGGAGATGGGCGTACCATCAGTCAATGTTCTCGAGCCGGTGATGAACGTGTTCCAGACCTATCTCGGCACGGCCTCGCGCCGCCGCGTCGGCGCGCAGCATGTGATGAATGCGGATTATTTCGCCCGCATCGAAGCACTGAACTTCACCATGGATCATGATGATGGCCAGATGCCCGATGACTATGATGATGCCGATGTCGTCATCATCGGTATCAGCCGAACCTCGAAAACGCCAACGAGCATCTATCTGGCGAACCGCGGCATCAAGACAGCAAACATTCCGATCGTCCATGGCGTGCCGTTGCCGGAAAGCCTTGCCAGGGCGACGAAGCCCTTGATCGTCGGACTTGTTGCGACGACCGACCGTATCTCGCAGGTTCGCGAAAACCGCATCCTTGGCACGACGCCCGGCTTCGATCGAGGCGGCTACACCGATCGGGCCGCGATCTCCGAAGAGCTGAAATATGCCCGCTCGCTCTGCGCCAGGCACAACTGGCCGATTATCGATGTCACACGCCGTTCCATCGAGGAGACGGCTGCCGCCATTGTTGCCCTGCGCCCCAAGCTGCGCTAA
- a CDS encoding Maf-like protein: protein MTSPLILASSSPFRRMLMENAGLHFQAIAADIDERAIEAPLELGGASPDAVALVLAKAKAKEVSDRFPASLVIGSDQTMSLGARVFHKPKSIADAENHLRTLSGKTHRLNSAIALARNGDIIWEHVAHADLTMRELPADFIRRHLGRVGEKALSSVGAYQLEGEGIQLFSRIDGDYFTIVGLPMLPLLEKLRELGTIDG, encoded by the coding sequence ATGACCTCGCCCCTTATCCTTGCATCCTCCAGCCCATTTCGGCGGATGCTGATGGAGAATGCCGGATTGCATTTTCAGGCGATCGCCGCCGATATCGATGAGCGCGCGATCGAAGCACCGCTGGAACTGGGTGGCGCCAGCCCGGATGCGGTGGCGCTCGTGCTGGCAAAGGCAAAGGCAAAAGAGGTGAGCGATCGCTTTCCCGCCTCGCTCGTCATCGGTTCCGATCAGACCATGTCGTTGGGTGCCCGGGTCTTCCACAAGCCGAAGTCGATAGCCGATGCGGAAAATCATCTGCGGACCTTGTCCGGAAAGACGCATCGGCTGAACAGCGCCATCGCGCTCGCACGCAACGGCGACATTATATGGGAGCATGTGGCTCACGCCGATCTGACCATGCGGGAATTGCCGGCCGATTTCATTCGCCGCCATCTGGGCCGCGTCGGCGAGAAGGCTTTGTCGAGCGTGGGCGCCTATCAACTCGAGGGCGAAGGCATTCAGCTCTTTTCCAGAATTGACGGCGATTACTTCACCATCGTTGGATTGCCGATGCTGCCGCTTCTGGAAAAACTGCGAGAGTTGGGGACGATCGATGGATGA
- a CDS encoding shikimate dehydrogenase has translation MDDSRETQSVNAFVTGYPVKHSRSPLIHGYWLKQLGLAGSYRAHEVAVEDFAAFIASLKDGTSGFVGGNVTIPHKEAAFKLADRPDELSEELGASNTLWLEGGELHATNTDSRGFTANLDERHPGWDRRDRAIVLGAGGASRAVIQAVRDRGFKEIHVVNRTVGRAQELADRFGDRIHAHPMAALGEVMRGAGLFINTTSLGMDGEAAPRIDFSTLAEGAVVTDIVYVPLKTPLLAQAQEQGFAIVDGLGMLLHQAVPGFEKWFGKRPAVDETLRALIIADMEKH, from the coding sequence ATGGATGATTCACGTGAAACACAAAGCGTAAACGCTTTTGTAACGGGTTATCCGGTCAAGCATTCGCGCTCGCCGCTGATCCACGGATACTGGCTGAAGCAGCTCGGTCTAGCCGGCAGCTATCGTGCCCATGAAGTGGCAGTAGAGGATTTCGCCGCCTTCATTGCATCGCTGAAAGATGGCACCAGCGGCTTCGTCGGCGGCAACGTCACCATCCCCCACAAGGAAGCGGCGTTCAAACTCGCCGATCGGCCTGACGAACTTTCGGAAGAATTGGGTGCGTCCAACACCCTGTGGCTCGAAGGCGGCGAGCTGCACGCAACGAACACCGATAGCCGCGGCTTCACGGCGAATCTGGATGAGCGTCATCCTGGCTGGGATCGCAGGGATCGCGCTATCGTCCTCGGGGCAGGGGGTGCCAGCCGCGCCGTGATCCAGGCGGTGCGCGACCGCGGCTTCAAGGAAATTCATGTGGTCAACCGCACCGTCGGGCGGGCGCAGGAATTGGCGGATCGCTTCGGCGACCGGATCCATGCCCATCCGATGGCCGCACTCGGCGAGGTCATGCGGGGTGCCGGTCTCTTTATCAATACGACATCGCTCGGCATGGATGGCGAGGCAGCGCCCCGCATCGATTTTTCCACTCTTGCAGAAGGCGCCGTCGTCACCGACATTGTCTATGTACCGCTGAAGACGCCGCTTCTCGCCCAGGCGCAGGAACAGGGCTTCGCCATCGTCGATGGCCTCGGCATGCTGCTGCATCAGGCCGTGCCGGGCTTCGAGAAATGGTTCGGAAAACGTCCGGCGGTCGATGAAACCTTGAGGGCATTGATCATCGCCGACATGGAAAAGCACTAG
- the coaE gene encoding dephospho-CoA kinase (Dephospho-CoA kinase (CoaE) performs the final step in coenzyme A biosynthesis.) has translation MIKIGLTGSIGMGKSTSAKLFAEAGIPVNDSDAVVHDLYSGEAVPLVEASFPGTTIDGKVDRQELSRKLAGDPSGFKRLEAIVHPLVRERERQFLERQRKAGAGMVVLDIPLLFETGADKRVDKIVVVSCDPQIQRERVLARPGMTEEKFNMILSRQTPDAEKRARADYVIDTGGSIEAAGEQVREIIADLRRKQQSKT, from the coding sequence ATGATCAAGATCGGGCTCACCGGATCGATCGGCATGGGAAAATCGACCTCGGCAAAACTTTTCGCTGAAGCCGGAATACCGGTGAACGATTCCGATGCGGTCGTGCATGATCTCTATAGTGGCGAAGCCGTGCCGCTGGTCGAGGCTTCCTTTCCGGGAACGACCATCGACGGCAAGGTCGATCGACAGGAGCTCAGCCGCAAGCTTGCCGGCGATCCCTCCGGTTTCAAGCGTCTCGAGGCCATCGTTCATCCGCTGGTGCGCGAACGCGAACGTCAGTTCCTGGAACGTCAACGCAAGGCCGGCGCCGGCATGGTTGTGCTGGATATCCCTCTGCTCTTCGAAACCGGCGCCGACAAACGAGTGGATAAGATCGTTGTCGTCAGCTGCGATCCACAGATTCAGCGGGAGAGGGTGCTTGCCCGACCGGGCATGACGGAGGAAAAATTCAACATGATTCTCTCCCGCCAGACGCCGGATGCGGAAAAGCGGGCGCGCGCCGATTACGTCATCGATACCGGTGGAAGCATCGAGGCGGCCGGCGAGCAGGTCAGAGAAATTATTGCGGATCTGCGGCGCAAGCAGCAGAGCAAGACATAG
- the dnaQ gene encoding DNA polymerase III subunit epsilon, whose product MREIIFDTETTGLDNRADRIIEIGGIELINHFPTGNTLHLYINPGDRKVHPDALAVHGITDESLKDKPPFEEVADKILNFFGDAKWIAHNATFDMGFVNAEFARLGRPPILPDMVIDTLAMARRKHPMGPNSLDALCRRYGIDNSHRTKHGALLDSELLAEVYIEMIGGRQTALGLGSVTGSSARSRQNDVAEEIVVDIFARPAPLPSRLTEEELAAHAALVAKLGTKGIWSKYPASE is encoded by the coding sequence ATGCGCGAAATCATTTTCGATACGGAAACCACGGGCCTCGATAACAGGGCCGACCGGATCATCGAAATTGGCGGTATCGAGCTCATCAACCATTTCCCAACAGGAAACACGCTACACCTCTATATCAATCCGGGTGATCGCAAGGTGCATCCGGATGCGCTCGCGGTGCACGGCATCACCGATGAATCGCTGAAGGACAAGCCGCCCTTCGAAGAGGTCGCCGACAAGATCCTCAACTTCTTCGGCGATGCCAAATGGATCGCGCATAACGCCACCTTCGACATGGGCTTCGTCAACGCCGAATTCGCAAGACTTGGCCGCCCGCCGATCCTGCCCGACATGGTGATCGATACGCTGGCCATGGCTCGGCGGAAACATCCGATGGGTCCGAATTCGCTCGATGCTCTTTGCCGTCGATACGGCATCGACAACTCGCACCGCACGAAACACGGCGCGTTGCTCGACTCCGAACTGCTGGCTGAAGTCTACATCGAGATGATCGGCGGCCGGCAGACGGCGCTCGGGCTTGGCAGTGTCACCGGTTCATCGGCGCGTTCGCGCCAGAACGATGTCGCGGAGGAAATCGTCGTCGATATCTTCGCGCGGCCCGCTCCGTTGCCGAGCCGGCTGACCGAGGAGGAGCTTGCGGCTCATGCGGCGCTGGTCGCCAAGCTCGGCACGAAGGGAATCTGGTCGAAATACCCTGCTTCCGAATAG
- the secB gene encoding protein-export chaperone SecB, translating into MANETNGNGAASPSLSILAQYTKDLSFENPGAPRSLQARENSPDININVNVNANPLSDSDFDVVLTLSAEAKDGERVLFHTELVYGGVFRVTGFPQEHMLPLLFIECPRLLFPFARQIIADVTRNGGFPPLMIDPIDFAQMFTQRMAEEQARAQVSAVPN; encoded by the coding sequence ATGGCCAACGAGACCAACGGCAACGGTGCTGCCAGCCCGAGCCTCAGCATCCTTGCTCAGTACACCAAGGATCTTTCCTTCGAAAATCCGGGTGCTCCGCGCTCGCTCCAGGCCCGGGAAAATTCTCCCGACATCAATATCAATGTGAATGTCAACGCCAACCCGCTGTCGGATTCCGATTTCGACGTCGTGCTGACGCTGAGCGCCGAAGCCAAGGATGGCGAGCGCGTTCTCTTTCACACCGAGCTGGTTTATGGCGGCGTCTTCCGTGTCACCGGTTTCCCGCAGGAACACATGCTGCCGCTGCTCTTCATCGAATGCCCGCGCCTGCTGTTCCCCTTCGCACGCCAGATCATCGCGGACGTCACGCGCAACGGCGGCTTCCCGCCGCTGATGATCGACCCCATCGATTTCGCGCAGATGTTCACGCAGCGCATGGCCGAAGAACAGGCCCGCGCCCAGGTTTCTGCCGTTCCGAACTGA
- a CDS encoding FxsA family protein, with product MRLSLLPIFVFLMPLAEIAGFIVVGKMIGVWATLGLVILSVLLGAALLRIQGIGILQRISAESRNGGDPGREMVHGAMIVVAAFFLMLPGFISDIIGLLLFIPAVRDLAWQVLRKRIVVVGNSRAFRRGQGPGAGPQGRPNKPGNVVDLDEGDFHREPNRNSPWSDRKRLED from the coding sequence ATGCGCCTATCACTTCTTCCTATCTTCGTCTTTCTGATGCCTTTGGCTGAAATTGCCGGATTCATCGTGGTTGGAAAGATGATCGGCGTCTGGGCGACACTGGGGCTTGTCATCCTCAGCGTGCTGCTCGGTGCTGCTCTTTTGAGAATCCAGGGCATCGGCATTCTCCAGCGCATTTCGGCCGAAAGCCGCAATGGCGGCGATCCCGGCCGCGAGATGGTGCATGGCGCCATGATCGTCGTTGCCGCCTTCTTCCTGATGCTGCCCGGCTTCATCTCTGATATCATCGGCCTGCTGCTCTTCATCCCGGCCGTGCGCGATCTCGCCTGGCAGGTCTTGCGCAAGCGCATCGTCGTCGTCGGCAATTCGCGGGCGTTCCGCCGAGGGCAAGGCCCGGGTGCCGGACCGCAGGGCCGACCGAACAAACCCGGAAACGTCGTCGATCTCGATGAAGGCGATTTTCATCGAGAGCCGAACCGCAACTCGCCCTGGTCGGACCGAAAGCGGCTGGAAGACTAG
- a CDS encoding Tim44/TimA family putative adaptor protein, which translates to MGANDFVTIFFLVAAVLIFFQLRSVLGRRTGNEKPPRDLYGSADPANGPTAPDAGKVVTLPRRDGTEEEDRFAAIDAFTPAGTPLNDSLRDVSKADPSFNPKEFVNGARMAYEMIVMAFAEGDRKSLKGLLSREVYEGFDAAIAEREARGEKVKSTFVGIDKADIVTAEVKGTDVLITMRIVSQMISATYDKAGTLIDGDAEAVAEVSDLWTFARDTRSRDPNWKLVATESEQ; encoded by the coding sequence ATGGGTGCAAACGATTTTGTGACGATCTTTTTCCTGGTGGCAGCGGTGCTGATCTTCTTTCAGCTGCGCAGCGTTCTCGGCCGCCGCACGGGGAATGAGAAGCCGCCGCGCGATCTCTATGGTTCCGCAGATCCGGCCAATGGCCCAACGGCACCGGATGCCGGCAAGGTGGTGACCTTGCCGCGCCGTGACGGGACCGAAGAGGAAGATCGTTTTGCTGCCATCGATGCCTTTACTCCGGCCGGCACGCCGCTCAATGATTCGCTGCGCGACGTAAGCAAGGCGGATCCTTCCTTCAATCCCAAGGAATTCGTCAACGGTGCCCGCATGGCCTATGAGATGATCGTCATGGCCTTTGCCGAGGGCGATCGCAAGTCGCTGAAAGGCCTGCTGTCGCGCGAGGTCTACGAGGGCTTCGATGCCGCCATCGCCGAACGCGAAGCCAGGGGCGAAAAGGTGAAGTCCACCTTTGTCGGTATCGACAAGGCCGATATCGTCACCGCCGAGGTGAAGGGAACGGATGTCCTCATCACCATGCGCATCGTCAGCCAGATGATCTCGGCCACCTACGACAAGGCGGGTACTTTGATCGATGGCGATGCCGAAGCCGTGGCCGAGGTCAGCGACCTCTGGACGTTCGCCCGCGATACGCGCTCGCGCGATCCGAACTGGAAACTCGTGGCGACCGAATCGGAACAATGA
- the mltA gene encoding murein transglycosylase A, whose product MTSLSQDFRLEPATFADLKGWEEDDPSSLFRAMKDCRTHIHDVKPYRTGAVGLTADDLLTLLEAAEGKEPRNAAEARAFFEERCQPFFIRRDSGAAGFVTAFYEPEIEVSAEPNEIYRYPFYRRPDDLIDLDDSNRPAELDPSYVFGRLEDGSISAYPDRGEIDRGYLEGRGLEIAWAKSKVDIFFVHVQGAARLRYPDGRLGRITYAAKAGHPFSAVGRLLIDRGLLDRATISMQTIRDWLYAHPEQVDEVLWHNRSYIFFREADVSDPALGPIAAAKVPLVAGRSLAVDRLVHTFGFPFFIRSESLTHLDAGKPFARLMLALDTGSAIVGPARGDIFTGSGYDAGELAGTVRNDADFYILIPKAAAQRFG is encoded by the coding sequence ATGACGAGCCTATCGCAGGACTTCAGGCTGGAGCCGGCAACCTTCGCCGATCTCAAGGGCTGGGAGGAGGACGATCCTTCCAGCCTTTTTCGCGCGATGAAAGACTGTCGCACCCATATCCACGATGTGAAGCCCTATCGCACGGGTGCGGTGGGACTGACGGCCGATGATCTCCTGACGCTCCTCGAAGCGGCGGAAGGTAAGGAGCCGCGCAATGCGGCCGAAGCCCGGGCTTTCTTTGAGGAGCGCTGTCAGCCCTTTTTCATTCGCCGCGATAGCGGCGCGGCCGGCTTCGTGACAGCCTTCTACGAGCCGGAAATCGAAGTCTCCGCCGAGCCGAACGAGATCTACCGCTATCCCTTTTATCGCCGCCCGGACGATCTCATCGATCTCGATGACAGCAATCGCCCTGCCGAGCTCGATCCGTCCTACGTGTTCGGCAGGCTTGAGGACGGTTCGATTTCCGCCTATCCCGACCGCGGCGAGATCGATCGCGGCTATCTCGAAGGCAGGGGCCTGGAGATCGCCTGGGCGAAATCCAAGGTCGATATCTTCTTCGTGCATGTGCAGGGTGCGGCGCGTCTGCGCTATCCCGATGGGCGTCTCGGCCGCATTACCTATGCTGCCAAGGCCGGTCATCCCTTTTCGGCGGTCGGTCGCCTGCTCATCGACCGCGGCCTGCTGGATCGCGCGACGATCTCCATGCAGACGATCCGCGACTGGCTCTATGCACACCCCGAGCAGGTCGATGAAGTCCTCTGGCACAATCGATCCTATATCTTCTTCCGCGAGGCCGATGTCAGCGACCCGGCTCTTGGGCCGATTGCAGCGGCAAAGGTGCCGCTGGTGGCCGGCCGTTCCCTTGCGGTCGACAGGCTCGTCCACACCTTCGGTTTTCCCTTCTTCATCCGTTCGGAAAGCCTGACGCACCTCGATGCAGGCAAGCCCTTCGCGCGGCTGATGCTGGCGCTCGATACGGGTTCGGCGATCGTCGGGCCGGCGCGTGGCGATATCTTTACCGGCTCCGGCTACGATGCCGGCGAGCTTGCCGGTACCGTGCGCAATGACGCCGATTTTTATATACTCATCCCGAAGGCGGCGGCGCAGAGGTTCGGCTGA
- a CDS encoding Smr/MutS family protein, producing the protein MAPERKDKERKLSTEDRILWGKVAKSTRPMPGRIADIEAFEAALQAEAESEERTRAAKAGPAPASTEAPEAPAPVKQPAGRHHPLERPVKRKIARGHLALEARIDLHGLIQSEAHGMLLDFLLRAHSRGLRHVLVITGKGSSMGSEGALKRAVPLWFSKPEFRFLISSYETAAQHHGGEGALYIRLSRLKGEKL; encoded by the coding sequence ATGGCCCCGGAACGGAAGGACAAGGAACGAAAGCTCAGCACGGAAGACCGTATCCTCTGGGGTAAGGTCGCCAAGAGCACACGCCCTATGCCAGGCCGGATAGCCGACATCGAGGCTTTCGAGGCGGCGCTGCAGGCGGAAGCCGAAAGCGAGGAACGCACCCGGGCTGCAAAGGCGGGACCGGCGCCCGCGTCGACAGAAGCGCCGGAAGCTCCCGCGCCTGTAAAGCAGCCCGCCGGCCGCCATCATCCGCTCGAACGCCCCGTCAAGCGCAAGATCGCCAGGGGGCATCTGGCACTTGAGGCCAGGATCGATCTTCACGGCCTCATCCAGAGCGAAGCCCATGGCATGCTTCTGGATTTCCTGCTGCGCGCCCATAGCCGCGGTCTTCGCCATGTGCTCGTCATAACAGGCAAGGGCAGCTCCATGGGCAGCGAAGGAGCGCTGAAGCGTGCCGTACCGCTCTGGTTTTCCAAGCCCGAATTCCGCTTTCTGATCTCCTCTTACGAGACGGCGGCACAGCATCACGGCGGCGAAGGTGCGCTTTATATTCGCCTGTCGCGCCTGAAGGGGGAGAAGCTTTGA
- a CDS encoding helix-turn-helix domain-containing protein yields the protein MTPFGEAVRKLRLRKGVSQKQMAAALNVTPAYLSALEHGKRGLPTFDLLQRIAGYFNIIWDEAEELFLLARFSDPRVVVDTSGLAPEYTAFVNHLAGKIRSLDAATIRELSKVLENAGKTG from the coding sequence TTGACCCCTTTCGGCGAAGCGGTACGCAAGCTGCGGCTGCGCAAAGGTGTCTCGCAGAAGCAGATGGCGGCTGCACTGAACGTGACTCCGGCTTATTTATCCGCCTTAGAACACGGAAAGCGCGGTCTGCCGACCTTCGACCTGCTGCAGCGCATTGCCGGCTATTTCAACATCATCTGGGATGAGGCCGAGGAATTGTTCCTGTTGGCGCGTTTTTCGGATCCGCGCGTTGTCGTCGATACATCCGGGCTTGCGCCGGAATATACGGCCTTTGTCAACCACTTGGCGGGCAAGATCCGCAGCCTTGACGCGGCCACGATCCGCGAACTTTCGAAGGTTCTGGAAAATGCCGGAAAAACCGGCTGA
- the gyrB gene encoding DNA topoisomerase (ATP-hydrolyzing) subunit B, with translation MTDTSVTDNGGNAEYGADSIKVLKGLDAVRKRPGMYIGDTDDGSGLHHMVYEVVDNAIDEALAGHADIVTVTLNPDGSVTVTDNGRGIPTDIHSGEGVSAAEVIMTQLHAGGKFDQNSYKVSGGLHGVGVSVVNALSVWLKLKIRRQGKIHEMSFTHGVADAPLKETGDAGDETGTEVSFMPSSETFTMIEFDYSTLEHRLRELAFLNSGVRILLTDKRHSDVKQEELLYDGGLEAFVSYLDRAKKPLVQKPVSIRSEKDGITVEVAMWWNDSYHENVLCFTNNIPQRDGGTHMAGFRAALTRQITSYADSSGITKKEKVTLTGDDCREGLTAVLSVKVPDPKFSSQTKDKLVSSEVRPVVESLVNEALSTWLEEHPSEAKVLVGKVVEAAAAREAARKARELTRRKGALDIASLPGKLADCSERDPAKSEVFLVEGDSAGGSAKQGRSRENQAILPLRGKILNVERARFDKMLSSQEIGTLITALGTGIGKDEFNAEKLRYHKIIIMTDADVDGAHIRTLLLTFFFRQMPDLIERGHLYIAQPPLYKVTRGKSVQYVKDEKALEEYLIGQGTDDVSLRLGNGEVRTGQDLREAIYDALRLRTLIDNLHSRYNRSVVEQAAIAGALNAEMVSDPARAEALVNDVAKRLDVIAEETERGWTGAVTGEGGLRFERTVRGVKEVVFLDMALIGSQDARLIDQLGARLKEVYITPPKLVRRDGETEISGPRQLLDTIFAGGRKGLTLQRYKGLGEMNAEQLWETTLDPNVRSLLQVRVTDATDADGLFARLMGDEVEPRREFIQDNALNVANLDI, from the coding sequence ATGACCGACACATCCGTAACCGATAATGGTGGCAACGCCGAGTATGGCGCAGATTCCATCAAGGTCCTGAAAGGCCTCGATGCGGTGCGTAAGCGTCCCGGCATGTATATCGGCGATACGGATGACGGTTCGGGTCTGCATCACATGGTCTACGAAGTCGTCGACAACGCCATTGACGAAGCCTTGGCCGGCCATGCCGATATCGTAACGGTGACGCTCAATCCCGACGGCTCGGTCACGGTTACCGATAACGGCCGCGGCATCCCGACGGATATTCATAGCGGCGAAGGTGTTTCGGCGGCTGAGGTTATCATGACCCAGCTTCATGCCGGCGGTAAGTTCGACCAGAATTCCTATAAGGTTTCCGGCGGCCTGCATGGCGTCGGCGTTTCGGTTGTTAACGCGCTGTCTGTCTGGCTGAAGCTGAAGATCCGCCGCCAGGGCAAGATCCATGAAATGAGCTTCACCCATGGCGTGGCGGATGCACCGCTGAAGGAAACGGGTGATGCGGGCGACGAGACCGGCACCGAAGTCAGCTTCATGCCGAGCTCCGAAACCTTCACCATGATTGAGTTCGATTACAGCACGCTCGAGCATCGTCTGCGCGAACTCGCTTTTCTGAATTCCGGTGTTCGCATCCTTTTGACCGACAAGCGTCATTCCGACGTCAAACAGGAAGAGTTGCTTTACGACGGCGGCCTGGAAGCCTTCGTCTCCTATCTCGATCGCGCCAAGAAGCCGCTGGTTCAAAAGCCGGTTTCGATCCGCAGCGAGAAGGACGGAATCACCGTCGAAGTTGCGATGTGGTGGAACGACAGCTACCACGAAAACGTACTCTGCTTCACCAACAACATTCCGCAGCGCGACGGCGGCACCCACATGGCCGGTTTCCGCGCTGCCCTGACGCGCCAGATCACCTCCTATGCGGACAGCTCGGGCATTACCAAGAAGGAAAAGGTGACGCTGACCGGCGACGACTGCCGCGAAGGCCTGACGGCCGTGCTGTCGGTCAAGGTTCCCGATCCGAAATTCTCGTCGCAGACCAAGGACAAGCTGGTTTCCTCCGAAGTTCGCCCCGTCGTCGAGAGCCTGGTCAACGAAGCCCTCAGCACCTGGCTCGAGGAACATCCGTCCGAAGCCAAGGTTCTGGTCGGCAAGGTCGTCGAAGCCGCTGCCGCCCGTGAAGCGGCCCGCAAGGCGCGCGAACTGACCCGCCGCAAGGGCGCGCTTGATATCGCCTCGCTCCCCGGCAAGCTTGCCGACTGCTCAGAGCGTGATCCCGCCAAGTCCGAAGTCTTCCTCGTCGAGGGCGACTCGGCAGGCGGTTCGGCCAAGCAGGGCCGTTCGCGTGAAAACCAGGCCATCCTGCCGCTGCGCGGCAAGATCCTGAACGTCGAGCGCGCTCGCTTCGATAAGATGCTGTCCAGCCAGGAAATCGGCACGCTGATCACCGCGCTCGGCACCGGCATCGGCAAGGACGAATTCAACGCCGAAAAGCTCCGCTATCACAAGATCATCATCATGACGGACGCAGACGTCGACGGCGCGCATATTCGCACGTTGCTGCTGACCTTCTTCTTCCGGCAGATGCCCGATCTCATCGAGCGCGGCCATCTCTATATCGCCCAGCCGCCGCTCTATAAGGTGACGCGTGGCAAGTCGGTGCAATATGTCAAGGACGAGAAGGCGCTGGAAGAATATCTGATCGGCCAGGGCACGGACGATGTGAGCCTGCGCCTCGGCAACGGCGAAGTCCGTACCGGTCAGGATCTGCGCGAGGCGATCTATGACGCGCTTCGTCTGCGCACGCTGATCGACAATCTGCATTCCCGCTATAATCGCTCTGTCGTCGAGCAGGCGGCAATTGCAGGCGCTCTCAATGCCGAAATGGTCAGCGATCCCGCGCGTGCGGAGGCGCTCGTCAATGATGTTGCCAAGCGGCTAGATGTCATCGCCGAGGAAACCGAGCGCGGCTGGACTGGTGCTGTGACGGGCGAGGGCGGCCTGCGCTTTGAGCGCACCGTACGCGGCGTCAAGGAAGTCGTCTTCCTCGACATGGCGCTCATCGGTTCGCAGGATGCCCGCCTTATCGATCAGCTCGGCGCGCGGTTGAAGGAAGTCTATATCACACCGCCAAAGCTCGTTCGCCGCGATGGAGAGACGGAGATTTCCGGCCCTCGCCAGCTGCTGGATACGATCTTCGCCGGCGGTCGCAAGGGGCTGACGCTGCAGCGTTATAAAGGTCTCGGCGAAATGAATGCCGAGCAGCTCTGGGAAACGACGCTCGACCCGAACGTCCGCTCGCTGCTGCAGGTGAGGGTCACGGATGCGACCGATGCAGACGGCCTCTTTGCCCGGCTCATGGGCGATGAGGTCGAGCCGCGGCGTGAGTTCATTCAGGACAACGCGCTGAACGTCGCCAATCTCGACATCTGA
- a CDS encoding nitroreductase family protein translates to MTSSNSRESQYPIDKLFLDRWSPRAFSNETLPEADLLTILEAAHWAPSASNLQPWRFLYALRGSEHWDRFLSVLIDFNQGWVKSAGALLFVISRTHSGELGSAEQKPSYSHSFDAGAAWGFLAIQAHLAGYEAHGMTGFHVEKAYEVLGIPDGFRVEAAVAIGKIGDKNQLPEKLREREVPSQRNPLSGLAFNGTFIAK, encoded by the coding sequence ATGACATCAAGCAACAGCCGCGAATCCCAATATCCGATCGACAAGCTCTTTCTCGACCGCTGGTCGCCGCGCGCCTTTTCCAACGAGACCCTGCCGGAAGCCGACCTGCTGACCATACTGGAAGCGGCACATTGGGCACCCTCCGCCTCGAACCTGCAGCCTTGGCGTTTCCTCTATGCTCTGCGCGGCTCGGAACATTGGGACCGGTTTTTGAGCGTCCTGATCGACTTCAATCAGGGCTGGGTGAAATCCGCTGGTGCGCTGCTTTTCGTCATTTCCCGCACGCACAGCGGCGAGCTTGGCTCCGCCGAGCAGAAGCCCAGCTACAGCCACTCCTTCGATGCTGGCGCGGCCTGGGGCTTCCTGGCCATCCAGGCACATTTAGCCGGCTATGAAGCTCATGGCATGACGGGCTTCCACGTCGAAAAGGCGTATGAGGTTCTCGGCATTCCGGATGGCTTTCGCGTCGAGGCGGCCGTTGCGATCGGCAAGATCGGCGACAAGAATCAACTTCCGGAAAAGCTGCGCGAGCGCGAAGTGCCGAGCCAGCGCAATCCGCTTTCGGGACTGGCCTTCAACGGCACCTTCATCGCCAAGTAA